Proteins encoded by one window of Tunturibacter psychrotolerans:
- a CDS encoding amino acid deaminase — MHNLNWMQQFINHYGVQLAPHGKTTMAPRLFELQLQGGAWGITLATAHQTLVAHRHGVRRVLMANQLIGKENMAIVARLLEDPDFIYYCLIDSAAQVEQLGAFFSKGKQRLNVLLELGVMGGRSGVRDEQQLQAVLEALSRWSGSIALSGVEIYEGVLEEEASIRAFLQRAVNITSTLAGQRRFQQSPILLSGAGSAWYDVVAEEFSAAGFGDSIEIVLRPGCYLTHDVGAYRKAQAKIDQRNPIAHRMGSSLLPALQVWAYVQSIPEAEMAIIGMGKRDAAFDAGLPTPALHFRPGDTAPKMAPAHWSLTKMMDQHAYLQITGQDDLRVGDMIGFDISHPCLTFDKWRLLPVLDAKYQVVDIIHTFF; from the coding sequence TTGCACAACCTGAACTGGATGCAGCAGTTCATAAACCACTATGGTGTCCAACTTGCCCCCCACGGCAAGACCACCATGGCTCCCAGACTATTTGAGTTGCAATTACAGGGTGGCGCCTGGGGAATCACACTTGCAACCGCACACCAGACGTTGGTCGCCCACAGGCACGGAGTGCGTCGTGTTCTCATGGCGAATCAACTGATCGGCAAAGAAAATATGGCCATCGTCGCACGGCTGCTCGAGGACCCGGACTTTATTTACTACTGCCTGATCGATTCGGCGGCCCAGGTCGAACAGCTAGGTGCGTTTTTCTCGAAAGGGAAGCAGCGTCTCAACGTATTGCTAGAGTTAGGAGTGATGGGAGGTCGATCTGGCGTCCGCGACGAACAGCAGTTACAGGCCGTGCTAGAGGCTCTTTCCCGTTGGAGCGGTTCCATCGCTCTCAGCGGCGTCGAGATCTATGAAGGCGTTCTGGAGGAAGAGGCTTCCATACGCGCATTTCTTCAAAGGGCGGTCAACATTACGAGCACGCTTGCTGGCCAGAGACGTTTTCAGCAATCACCCATCCTGCTCTCAGGCGCCGGCTCTGCCTGGTACGATGTGGTCGCCGAAGAATTCTCTGCTGCAGGGTTTGGAGACAGCATCGAGATCGTTCTGCGCCCGGGTTGCTATCTCACACACGACGTAGGTGCGTATCGCAAGGCGCAAGCGAAGATCGACCAACGCAATCCTATTGCGCACCGGATGGGTTCAAGCCTTTTGCCCGCACTTCAGGTGTGGGCCTACGTGCAGTCGATACCAGAGGCCGAGATGGCGATCATCGGTATGGGGAAGCGCGATGCCGCCTTTGATGCCGGTCTTCCAACGCCTGCATTACACTTCAGGCCAGGGGATACAGCACCTAAAATGGCTCCCGCCCACTGGTCACTTACCAAAATGATGGATCAGCACGCATACCTGCAAATCACCGGGCAGGATGATCTTCGCGTAGGCGACATGATCGGCTTCGATATCTCGCACCCTTGCCTAACTTTTGATAAATGGCGTCTGTTACCGGTTCTGGATGCCAAGTATCAGGTTGTCGACATCATTCATACCTTCTTCTAA
- a CDS encoding bifunctional 4-hydroxy-2-oxoglutarate aldolase/2-dehydro-3-deoxy-phosphogluconate aldolase, whose translation MSRTKFQVLQLMRAGGLIPVLRASSAEDAFELSLAIADAGIHVLEITMTVPNALLVISRLKKERPELLVGAGTVLDADTAQSSIDSGAEFIVSPALDLPTISLCRRLSIAVLPGALTPTEILTAWSAGADVVKVFPADSMGGAKYLRSLKAPLPHIDMIPTGGVSHATARDFLESGAFALGVGADLVDTHAIREGRRKEITHKAAEYLRIVRGFQQDAAVKASQTD comes from the coding sequence ATGTCACGAACCAAATTTCAGGTGCTTCAACTGATGCGTGCCGGCGGCCTCATCCCCGTCTTGCGCGCCTCCTCTGCAGAAGACGCCTTCGAGCTCTCGCTTGCCATCGCGGATGCCGGCATTCACGTTCTGGAGATAACCATGACCGTTCCCAACGCGCTCTTGGTCATCAGCCGCCTCAAAAAGGAGCGGCCCGAGCTTCTCGTCGGCGCGGGCACTGTACTCGACGCAGACACCGCGCAGAGTTCCATCGATAGCGGCGCCGAGTTCATCGTGAGTCCCGCGCTCGATCTCCCCACGATCTCCCTCTGCAGACGCCTCTCTATCGCCGTCCTGCCCGGCGCCCTCACCCCCACCGAGATCCTTACGGCCTGGAGCGCCGGCGCTGACGTCGTCAAAGTCTTTCCCGCCGATTCCATGGGCGGCGCCAAATATCTTCGCAGTCTCAAAGCTCCGCTTCCCCATATAGACATGATCCCCACCGGCGGCGTCTCTCATGCCACCGCGCGGGATTTCCTAGAATCCGGTGCATTCGCCCTTGGCGTCGGTGCAGACCTTGTCGATACCCACGCTATACGCGAGGGCCGTCGCAAAGAGATCACTCACAAAGCTGCCGAATATCTTCGCATCGTCCGGGGTTTCCAGCAAGACGCGGCTGTTAAGGCTTCGCAGACTGATTAG
- a CDS encoding sugar kinase: MEYLPLRAADECRWDLLSLGEVMLRFDPGEGRIVGARSFRVWEGGGEYNVARGLRRCFGMRTTVATALVDNPIGRLVEDLIFQGGVDTSHIRWDAFDGVGSASRNGIYFLERGFGVRPGTGVMDRGHTAVSQLRPGQIDWDAIFGHEGVRWFHTGGIMAALSESSTEVVREAMVAARRHHTIVSFDGNYRPSLWRSRGGRQASIDVNRSLLPLVDVLFGHEGDIASAVEEHAHRPAWHTVESFYAMSQRIIAEFPTLRVVATTVRHTTSANRNGWSAFAFAQDHVDHGLRFDDLEILDRVGGGDSFAAGFIYGLLQRKSLTWSLNCGIAHGAIAMTTPGDSSMSTLSEVEALMSGKLKGTIR; this comes from the coding sequence ATGGAGTACCTTCCGCTCCGCGCGGCCGACGAGTGCCGGTGGGATCTTCTCTCTCTCGGTGAGGTCATGCTCCGCTTCGATCCCGGCGAAGGTCGCATCGTTGGCGCAAGAAGCTTTCGCGTCTGGGAGGGCGGCGGCGAATACAACGTGGCTCGCGGTTTGCGTCGCTGCTTTGGCATGCGCACTACCGTCGCCACCGCGCTTGTCGATAACCCCATCGGCCGTCTCGTCGAAGACCTGATCTTTCAAGGGGGCGTCGACACCTCCCATATCCGTTGGGACGCCTTCGACGGCGTCGGCTCCGCGTCGCGCAACGGCATTTACTTCCTTGAGCGCGGCTTTGGGGTTCGCCCGGGCACCGGCGTCATGGACCGGGGCCACACGGCCGTCTCCCAGCTACGGCCTGGACAGATCGACTGGGATGCCATCTTCGGCCACGAAGGTGTGCGCTGGTTTCACACCGGTGGCATCATGGCCGCGCTTAGCGAATCGTCCACCGAGGTTGTACGCGAAGCCATGGTTGCAGCCCGCCGGCACCACACCATCGTCAGCTTCGACGGCAACTACCGTCCGTCCCTCTGGAGATCGCGCGGCGGCCGCCAGGCTTCGATCGATGTGAATCGCTCTCTCCTCCCCCTGGTTGACGTCCTCTTCGGCCACGAGGGCGACATCGCCTCAGCCGTCGAAGAACACGCCCACCGTCCGGCATGGCACACCGTTGAAAGTTTTTATGCAATGTCCCAGCGCATCATCGCTGAGTTCCCTACCCTGAGGGTTGTCGCCACCACCGTCCGACACACCACCTCTGCAAACCGCAACGGGTGGAGCGCCTTCGCCTTCGCCCAAGATCACGTCGACCATGGATTGCGCTTCGATGACCTCGAGATACTGGACCGCGTCGGTGGAGGAGACTCCTTCGCTGCGGGCTTCATCTACGGCCTCCTCCAGCGCAAGAGCCTCACCTGGTCACTGAACTGCGGTATCGCTCACGGCGCCATTGCCATGACCACTCCCGGAGACTCCTCCATGTCCACACTTTCCGAGGTCGAAGCTCTGATGAGCGGAAAGCTCAAAGGCACGATCCGCTAG
- a CDS encoding glycoside hydrolase family 97 protein, whose amino-acid sequence MKQFPISIVRFLGKSGATLMLVGLLLARFVAHGQQLISPDHSLALTFSLTSQGAPMYALTYKSKTVLKPSLMGFELVQEKPLNSGFSLLKEDTRSFDETWTPVWADVSHIRNNYNEFTVTLHQADTDRTMLIRFRLFNDGLGFRYEFPEQANLKYFVLKDEDTQFALAGDHKAFWLPGDLDTEEYSTVTSNLSEVRGKMKEAITPNASQHPIGPTALQTPLMMKSKDGLYINIHEAALINYAAMSVVLDDSNFVLTTYLTPDAQGNKGHLQVPTQTPWRTILVSDKAGDILLSHTILNLNDPTKFQDTSWIKPTKFVGVWWEMITGKSTWAYSDTDNVQLGVTDYTKLKPNGRHGANTQNVKRYIDFAAANGIGAVLAEGWNVGWEDWFGHEKDYVFDFLTPYPDFDVKGLHEYAASKGVKLIMHHETSGSTRNYERFMNPAYQFMVDNGYDTVKSGYVGNILPRGEFHYGQWTVNHFLYAVSTAAKYHIMVDAHESVHMTGLSRTFPNLMAEEAARGTEYEAFGGNNPDHTTILPFTRLMGGPMDYTPGIFEMKVEKINPKNHSYVHSTLARQLALYVTMYSPLQMVADLPENYEKHIDAFQFIKDVPVQWDDTKVLEAEPGDYITYARKAKGSDNWFVGRTNDELARESRISFDFLDPGRKYIATIYADAPDANYETNPQAYVIRKLNVTNTSTLTQKCAPGGGYAISVVAQ is encoded by the coding sequence ATGAAACAGTTCCCCATCTCAATCGTCCGCTTTCTCGGCAAAAGCGGCGCAACCCTGATGTTAGTGGGACTGCTGCTTGCCCGATTCGTGGCGCATGGACAGCAACTCATATCCCCTGACCACAGTCTGGCACTGACCTTCAGTCTCACGAGTCAGGGCGCGCCTATGTACGCTCTCACTTACAAGAGCAAAACTGTTCTGAAACCAAGCCTCATGGGCTTCGAGTTGGTGCAGGAAAAGCCACTCAATTCAGGGTTCTCGCTTCTGAAAGAGGACACCCGGAGCTTCGACGAAACCTGGACGCCTGTTTGGGCCGACGTCAGCCACATCCGTAACAACTATAACGAGTTCACCGTCACGTTACACCAGGCGGACACAGACCGCACGATGCTCATTCGGTTTAGGCTCTTCAACGATGGTCTCGGCTTTCGGTACGAGTTCCCAGAGCAGGCAAACCTGAAATACTTCGTCCTCAAGGACGAGGACACACAGTTTGCACTTGCAGGAGATCACAAAGCTTTCTGGTTGCCTGGTGATCTCGATACGGAAGAATACAGCACCGTCACTTCGAATTTATCGGAGGTCCGCGGCAAGATGAAGGAGGCGATCACGCCAAATGCCTCCCAGCATCCGATTGGACCGACAGCTCTTCAGACTCCGCTGATGATGAAGTCCAAAGACGGACTCTACATCAACATCCACGAGGCAGCACTGATCAACTACGCGGCGATGAGCGTCGTTTTGGACGACTCTAACTTCGTTTTGACCACCTATCTTACTCCGGACGCCCAAGGCAACAAGGGCCATCTACAGGTGCCGACGCAGACACCGTGGCGCACCATTCTCGTCAGTGACAAGGCTGGAGACATCCTCCTCTCGCACACCATTCTCAATCTGAACGACCCCACAAAGTTTCAGGACACAAGCTGGATCAAGCCGACCAAGTTTGTTGGGGTCTGGTGGGAAATGATCACTGGCAAGAGCACCTGGGCCTACTCCGACACAGACAACGTCCAACTCGGCGTGACCGACTACACCAAGTTGAAGCCCAATGGCCGGCATGGTGCAAATACTCAGAATGTTAAAAGATACATCGACTTCGCCGCTGCGAACGGGATTGGTGCCGTCCTGGCCGAAGGCTGGAACGTGGGCTGGGAAGACTGGTTTGGACATGAAAAAGACTATGTTTTCGATTTCCTCACGCCCTATCCGGATTTCGACGTGAAAGGCTTGCACGAGTACGCGGCATCAAAGGGCGTGAAGCTCATCATGCATCACGAGACCTCCGGTTCCACCCGGAACTACGAACGCTTCATGAATCCGGCATATCAGTTCATGGTCGATAACGGCTACGACACGGTGAAGAGCGGCTATGTGGGGAACATTCTGCCGCGAGGCGAGTTTCACTACGGACAGTGGACGGTAAATCATTTCCTCTATGCTGTGTCTACCGCCGCCAAGTATCACATCATGGTGGATGCTCACGAGTCAGTCCACATGACTGGTCTGTCTCGTACGTTTCCAAACCTGATGGCAGAGGAAGCGGCGCGAGGCACAGAGTACGAGGCCTTCGGAGGAAATAACCCAGACCACACGACAATACTTCCTTTTACGCGCTTGATGGGTGGTCCGATGGACTACACACCCGGCATCTTCGAGATGAAGGTCGAGAAGATAAATCCTAAGAATCACTCTTACGTTCACAGCACGCTGGCGAGGCAACTCGCTCTTTACGTGACAATGTACAGCCCGTTGCAGATGGTCGCCGATCTTCCCGAGAACTATGAGAAGCACATAGATGCTTTCCAGTTCATCAAGGATGTTCCGGTGCAATGGGATGACACGAAGGTCCTTGAAGCAGAGCCCGGTGATTACATCACCTACGCCCGCAAGGCAAAAGGGAGCGACAACTGGTTCGTCGGGAGGACCAACGATGAACTTGCTCGCGAATCGAGAATTTCTTTCGATTTCCTGGATCCTGGGAGGAAGTACATTGCAACCATATATGCAGATGCACCGGACGCAAACTACGAAACTAACCCTCAGGCGTACGTGATTCGCAAGTTGAACGTTACGAACACATCAACGCTAACTCAGAAATGCGCACCGGGTGGAGGTTACGCAATCAGCGTTGTCGCACAATAG
- a CDS encoding beta-glucosidase family protein yields the protein MYLFNLKFAAILLYFGCTTVQSVYGQTSTPADAQVQARANSLLQQMSLDEKLQFIASKYPSNASPGGGAGFIPGIPRLGIPDLNMVDSATGSGSTTQASSTFPATIALAASWEPQLSYDYGVQVAKQLRAQGFGMGLGGGVNLTREPRAGRTFEYLGEDPILAGELLAARTNGTQSQRVIATAKHFAGNEQETNRMGGNSQIDERTLRELYLLPFEIALEKSHPLSFMCAYTRLNGDYACENKFILTSVLKNEWKFQGEVQSDWGATHSTVKAINAGLDEEEGSDAGPAFLAPVPVRSVLVSRAVSQDRLDDMVRRKLYVLIASGVMDDAPKGGGTIDFVGANSFAQSVEEQSIVLLRNQSNQLPLKINAPKRIAVIGAHADAAVMTGGGSADTFHPVTGAFAGCGGLRFAKTDGCGWWRSPWLKVDAPLTKALQQLSPASIVSFAGNRDENVPFRDYTPDEIRDAVTLARNADVAIVVVAQPAGEDFGDLQSLNLANPSNQNQLVEAVADVNPHTVVVIESGNPVLMPWKEKVSAIVEAWYPGEAGGKAIANVLFGKVNPSGKLPISFPTHDQNSPTWGTDGAFATDPIYTEKLDIGYRWYDVHNIKPLYEFGYGLSYTHFSYSNLSVEKTDGHDMVARFSVSNDGHVAGAEVAQVYLDISSPGEPPRRLAGWSKVSLTPGEKREVRVVIPPKALRVWSLDGDRWEFVVPSKVEVGSSSRDIRLSSQ from the coding sequence ATGTATTTGTTTAATCTCAAGTTCGCAGCGATATTGCTCTATTTTGGCTGTACAACCGTTCAAAGTGTTTACGGCCAAACAAGCACTCCCGCTGATGCGCAAGTGCAAGCAAGAGCGAACTCGCTCCTGCAACAGATGTCACTGGACGAGAAGCTTCAGTTCATCGCGTCGAAGTACCCTTCAAACGCGAGTCCTGGCGGCGGTGCCGGATTTATACCCGGTATCCCAAGGCTCGGCATTCCAGACCTGAACATGGTTGATTCGGCAACGGGCTCCGGAAGCACCACACAGGCGAGTTCAACGTTTCCCGCAACGATCGCCCTTGCCGCGAGCTGGGAACCACAACTCTCTTACGACTACGGCGTTCAGGTCGCCAAACAGCTACGTGCTCAAGGGTTTGGAATGGGCCTTGGCGGCGGGGTCAATCTTACGCGTGAACCCAGGGCCGGTCGGACTTTTGAATATCTCGGAGAGGATCCCATCCTTGCTGGTGAACTGCTCGCTGCGCGGACGAACGGCACACAGAGCCAAAGGGTGATCGCGACAGCTAAGCACTTCGCCGGCAACGAACAAGAAACCAACCGAATGGGAGGCAACAGTCAGATTGATGAACGCACTCTGCGAGAACTCTACCTGTTGCCCTTCGAAATCGCGCTGGAGAAAAGCCACCCTCTCAGCTTCATGTGTGCTTATACCCGCCTGAACGGCGACTACGCTTGCGAGAACAAATTTATTCTCACCTCCGTCCTCAAAAACGAGTGGAAGTTCCAGGGAGAGGTCCAATCCGATTGGGGTGCCACGCATAGCACAGTAAAGGCGATTAATGCTGGCTTGGATGAGGAAGAAGGCAGCGACGCTGGCCCGGCTTTCCTTGCCCCTGTCCCGGTGAGATCCGTCTTGGTCAGCCGCGCCGTGTCGCAGGATCGTCTAGACGACATGGTCCGTCGGAAGCTCTATGTGCTGATCGCATCCGGAGTCATGGATGACGCTCCGAAAGGTGGAGGAACGATCGACTTTGTGGGAGCGAACTCCTTCGCACAATCAGTTGAGGAACAGTCAATTGTCTTGCTTCGTAATCAGAGCAACCAGCTTCCACTAAAGATCAACGCCCCGAAGCGGATTGCCGTAATTGGCGCGCATGCAGATGCCGCTGTAATGACTGGTGGCGGCTCGGCGGATACATTCCACCCTGTCACCGGCGCCTTTGCCGGTTGCGGTGGTCTTCGTTTCGCAAAGACAGATGGATGCGGCTGGTGGCGTAGTCCTTGGCTGAAGGTGGACGCTCCTTTGACCAAAGCGCTTCAGCAACTGTCACCGGCCTCGATTGTTTCCTTTGCGGGAAACAGAGATGAGAACGTGCCTTTTCGTGATTACACGCCAGACGAGATACGCGATGCGGTCACCCTCGCGCGTAACGCAGATGTTGCCATCGTTGTCGTGGCGCAACCAGCCGGAGAGGATTTCGGAGATCTCCAAAGTCTTAACCTTGCAAATCCATCGAATCAAAACCAGCTAGTAGAGGCAGTCGCGGATGTAAATCCGCACACAGTCGTTGTGATCGAAAGCGGCAACCCTGTTCTGATGCCTTGGAAGGAAAAGGTATCGGCTATTGTCGAAGCCTGGTATCCAGGCGAAGCTGGCGGCAAGGCGATTGCGAACGTGCTCTTTGGCAAGGTGAACCCGTCCGGCAAGCTCCCTATTAGCTTTCCAACGCATGATCAGAATTCGCCCACATGGGGCACAGATGGAGCCTTCGCCACTGACCCAATCTATACAGAGAAACTCGACATCGGCTACCGCTGGTACGACGTCCACAATATCAAGCCACTGTACGAGTTCGGTTATGGGCTCTCATACACACACTTTAGCTATTCCAATCTGTCCGTTGAGAAGACTGACGGACATGACATGGTAGCAAGGTTCTCAGTGAGCAATGACGGGCATGTCGCTGGAGCGGAAGTTGCTCAGGTCTACCTCGACATTAGCAGTCCGGGTGAACCGCCACGACGACTGGCGGGATGGTCAAAGGTCAGTCTGACACCAGGCGAAAAAAGAGAGGTGCGGGTTGTTATTCCGCCAAAGGCTTTGCGGGTCTGGAGCCTTGATGGCGACCGATGGGAGTTCGTAGTGCCCAGCAAAGTTGAGGTGGGTTCCTCTTCGCGTGACATCCGGCTTTCGTCTCAATAG